One stretch of Arachis hypogaea cultivar Tifrunner chromosome 20, arahy.Tifrunner.gnm2.J5K5, whole genome shotgun sequence DNA includes these proteins:
- the LOC112782429 gene encoding cadmium-induced protein AS8 isoform X4, which yields MIIKGLFRRYKRWNPVHPTYGAFWGMGVGVGCGVGWGPGFGPEVIGYVGSGCGIGFNVGFTLAGFGIGLPANFIFEAPYNVIMATRNSALEIARSKGFNAPCNGWTINLSCVFDLQREASDKLRHFRERRLSVKGFDFLSMKNDLSLLATSACNSKD from the exons ATGATTATCAAAGGATTGTTTAGAAGATATAAGAGATGGAACCCTGTTCATCCAACTTATGGTGCCTTTTGGGGAATGGGAGTGGGTGTTGGTTGTGGAGTCGGATGGGGTCCGGGGTTCGGCCCTGAAGTGATAGGCTATGTTGGATCTGGTTGTGGCATTGGATTCAATGTAGGCTTCACTCTCGCTGGCTTTGGTATTGGCCTTCCTGCAAACTTTATCTTTGAAGCTCCTTATAATG TTATCATGGCAACAAGAAATTCAGCATTAGAGATAGCACGATCTAAGGGTTTTAATGCACCATGCAATGGCTGGACTATAAACTTATCTTGTGTCTTTGACCTCCAAAGGGAAGCTAGTGACAAATTACGTCACTTTAGGGAAAGGCGTTTATCAGTCAAGGGATTTGATTTCTTGAGCATGAAAAATGACTTATCATTGCTTGCTACATCTGCCTGTAACA GCAAAGATTGA
- the LOC112782429 gene encoding cadmium-induced protein AS8 isoform X2, whose translation MLWLPKTLWKYKLQMIIKGLFRRYKRWNPVHPTYGAFWGMGVGVGCGVGWGPGFGPEVIGYVGSGCGIGFNVGFTLAGFGIGLPANFIFEAPYNVIMATRNSALEIARSKGFNAPCNGWTINLSCVFDLQREASDKLRHFRERRLSVKGFDFLSMKNDLSLLATSACNSKD comes from the exons ATGCTATGGCTACCTAAGACACTTTGGAAATATAAG CTCCAAATGATTATCAAAGGATTGTTTAGAAGATATAAGAGATGGAACCCTGTTCATCCAACTTATGGTGCCTTTTGGGGAATGGGAGTGGGTGTTGGTTGTGGAGTCGGATGGGGTCCGGGGTTCGGCCCTGAAGTGATAGGCTATGTTGGATCTGGTTGTGGCATTGGATTCAATGTAGGCTTCACTCTCGCTGGCTTTGGTATTGGCCTTCCTGCAAACTTTATCTTTGAAGCTCCTTATAATG TTATCATGGCAACAAGAAATTCAGCATTAGAGATAGCACGATCTAAGGGTTTTAATGCACCATGCAATGGCTGGACTATAAACTTATCTTGTGTCTTTGACCTCCAAAGGGAAGCTAGTGACAAATTACGTCACTTTAGGGAAAGGCGTTTATCAGTCAAGGGATTTGATTTCTTGAGCATGAAAAATGACTTATCATTGCTTGCTACATCTGCCTGTAACA GCAAAGATTGA
- the LOC112782429 gene encoding cadmium-induced protein AS8 isoform X1 has protein sequence MLWLPKTLWKYKLQMIIKGLFRRYKRWNPVHPTYGAFWGMGVGVGCGVGWGPGFGPEVIGYVGSGCGIGFNVGFTLAGFGIGLPANFIFEAPYNVIMATRNSALEIARSKGFNAPCNGWTINLSCVFDLQREASDKLRHFRERRLSVKGFDFLSMKNDLSLLATSACNSMRTFHDQLSSRRGKD, from the exons ATGCTATGGCTACCTAAGACACTTTGGAAATATAAG CTCCAAATGATTATCAAAGGATTGTTTAGAAGATATAAGAGATGGAACCCTGTTCATCCAACTTATGGTGCCTTTTGGGGAATGGGAGTGGGTGTTGGTTGTGGAGTCGGATGGGGTCCGGGGTTCGGCCCTGAAGTGATAGGCTATGTTGGATCTGGTTGTGGCATTGGATTCAATGTAGGCTTCACTCTCGCTGGCTTTGGTATTGGCCTTCCTGCAAACTTTATCTTTGAAGCTCCTTATAATG TTATCATGGCAACAAGAAATTCAGCATTAGAGATAGCACGATCTAAGGGTTTTAATGCACCATGCAATGGCTGGACTATAAACTTATCTTGTGTCTTTGACCTCCAAAGGGAAGCTAGTGACAAATTACGTCACTTTAGGGAAAGGCGTTTATCAGTCAAGGGATTTGATTTCTTGAGCATGAAAAATGACTTATCATTGCTTGCTACATCTGCCTGTAACAGTATGCGCACATTCCATGACCAGCTTTCTTCTCGTAGGG GCAAAGATTGA
- the LOC112782429 gene encoding cadmium-induced protein AS8 isoform X3 — MIIKGLFRRYKRWNPVHPTYGAFWGMGVGVGCGVGWGPGFGPEVIGYVGSGCGIGFNVGFTLAGFGIGLPANFIFEAPYNVIMATRNSALEIARSKGFNAPCNGWTINLSCVFDLQREASDKLRHFRERRLSVKGFDFLSMKNDLSLLATSACNSMRTFHDQLSSRRGKD, encoded by the exons ATGATTATCAAAGGATTGTTTAGAAGATATAAGAGATGGAACCCTGTTCATCCAACTTATGGTGCCTTTTGGGGAATGGGAGTGGGTGTTGGTTGTGGAGTCGGATGGGGTCCGGGGTTCGGCCCTGAAGTGATAGGCTATGTTGGATCTGGTTGTGGCATTGGATTCAATGTAGGCTTCACTCTCGCTGGCTTTGGTATTGGCCTTCCTGCAAACTTTATCTTTGAAGCTCCTTATAATG TTATCATGGCAACAAGAAATTCAGCATTAGAGATAGCACGATCTAAGGGTTTTAATGCACCATGCAATGGCTGGACTATAAACTTATCTTGTGTCTTTGACCTCCAAAGGGAAGCTAGTGACAAATTACGTCACTTTAGGGAAAGGCGTTTATCAGTCAAGGGATTTGATTTCTTGAGCATGAAAAATGACTTATCATTGCTTGCTACATCTGCCTGTAACAGTATGCGCACATTCCATGACCAGCTTTCTTCTCGTAGGG GCAAAGATTGA